The Pirellulales bacterium genome segment TGAGCTACGCCGTTTCCCACGGGCGATTAGGTGATCGGCCGCGCGAGCAGGCACGCAGTAGGTGAACCTGACCAAAGCCAGCGTGTCTTTTGCGCATCATGAGCGAATCCGCCGAAACTATCGGCGCCATCTATCGACTGCACGCCAACTGCCGCGGAGCGGTCCGGGAAGCGAAGCGTGTACGATCGAGGCACTGAGGAACTTGCCGCCCCCGCCATTGCCGAAGGTGTTGGACCTGGGCTGCGGCACGGGGGCGCAAACGCTGGTCCTGGCCAAAAGCCTCGGCGCCAAGGTGATGGCCGTCGATCTCCACCAGCCGTCTCTCGATCGACTGCAAACGATTGCCAGCGCGGAGGGGCTGGATCATCTGATCGAAACCCGCCGCGTCGATTTCTCGCAGCTCGACGTGGCCCCGGGCAGCGTCGACCTCATCTGGTCGGAAGGGGCCGCTTACGTGCTCGGCTTCGAGGAGGCGCTGCGCCGCTGGCGGCCGCTACTCGCACCGCGCGGTTTGATGGCCGACGCCCACCTCGTCAGCGGCGACAAATCTAAAGCGACAGAATCCGCCCACAAGGCGATAGACGCTGCCGCCGGCGAGCCTCCCACATTCCGGCAGCACATCGAGAACGAGGCACGGAGATTGGGCTTGGAGAAGCCGTGATCGACGCCACCGAGCGCGAGATCGACATCGTCCGGAGGTGACTTCGATGACCATCCATTTGCTGCCGCTGCTGATTCTCCCAACATGATACTATTCCACGGTTTCGGCGGGAACAGGTATAATATGGCGAGCGGAGGGCGGGGCAGAGCCTTGGCATAGCCAACCGTCCTATCAGGAGCCAGTCAATGAACAGTCCTTTTCCCGGCATGGATCCGTACTTGGAACAGCACTGGCTTGATGTCCACCAACGATTAGTCATTTACGGCTGCGATCAAATTCAGACGTCATTGCCACATGATTTATTGGCCCGCGTTGAAGAGCGGCTTGTCGTCGAACCCGACGACTCACCGGC includes the following:
- a CDS encoding class I SAM-dependent methyltransferase — encoded protein: MPPPPLPKVLDLGCGTGAQTLVLAKSLGAKVMAVDLHQPSLDRLQTIASAEGLDHLIETRRVDFSQLDVAPGSVDLIWSEGAAYVLGFEEALRRWRPLLAPRGLMADAHLVSGDKSKATESAHKAIDAAAGEPPTFRQHIENEARRLGLEKP